One Notolabrus celidotus isolate fNotCel1 chromosome 16, fNotCel1.pri, whole genome shotgun sequence DNA window includes the following coding sequences:
- the LOC117827538 gene encoding sodium-dependent neutral amino acid transporter B(0)AT1-like, with product MRLVLPNPGLDERIPTYEDLERLEKETAADRPKWDNKTQYLLTCVGFCVGLGNVWRFPYLCQSHGGGAFIIPFIILLVLEGVPLLHLEFAIGQRLRKGSVGAWTAINPYLAGVGIASMTVSFLVGMYYNTIIAWVMWYFFNSFQDPLPWSQCPLNKNLTALVSECERSSPVDYFWYRETLNTSDTIDESGGLQWWIVICLVTAWSVLYICCIRGIETTGKAVYITSTLPYLVLTIFLIRGLTLKGSVDGIKFLFTPDLDELINPSTWLDAGAQVFYSFSLAFGGLISFSSYNPIHNNCEQDAVIIALVNGFTSVFAATVIYSIIGFRATEQFDACLNGNILALLNAFDQAEGTITESNYNEMLQHLNSTVSGSEIITGLGLNNCSLQTFLSEGVEGTGLAFIVFTEAITKMPFSPLWSVLFFIMLFCLGLSTMFGAIEGVVVPLQDLQIFPKKCPKEVVTGIVCLVSFLIALIFSLQSGNYWLALFDSFAGSIPLLIIAFCEMTGVVYLYGVDRFNEDIEFMIGHKPNIFWQATWRVISPLIVLVIFVFYFVTKVSAKLTYITWNPNSANFPALEALPYPSWVYVIIFILAGVPSLMIPVVALFKLFQRCCCKKNNFNMT from the exons ATGAGACTGGTTCTTCCCAACCCGGGGCTTGACGAGAGGATTCCCACTTATGAAGACCTGGAAAGGTTGGAGAAAGAGACTGCTGCAGACAGGCCCAAATGGGACAACAAAACCCAGTATCTGCTCACCTGTGTGGGCTTCTGTGTGGGACTGGGCAATGTCTGGAGGTTCCCTTACCTGTGTCAGAGCCATGGGGGAG GTGCGTTTATCATCCCCTTTATCATCCTGCTCGTCCTGGAGGGTGTACCCCTATTACATCTAGAGTTTGCCATTGGCCAACGCCTGAGAAAAGGCAGTGTGGGGGCTTGGACTGCAATTAACCCCTACTTGGCTGGAGTTG GTATTGCATCCATGACTGTCTCATTCTTGGTGGGAATGTACTACAACACCATCATTGCCTGGGTGATGTGGTACTTCTTCAACTCCTTCCAAGACCCCCTGCCATGGAGCCAGTGTCCTCTCAATAAAAACCTAACAG CTTTAGTGTCAGAATGTGAACGCAGCAGTCCAGTGGACTACTTCTGGTACAGAGAGACACTGAACACTTCAGACACTATCGATGAGTCTGGAGGTCTGCAGTGGTGGATTGTGATATGTTTGGTTACTGCATGGAGTGTGCTCTACATCTGCTGCATCAGAGGGATTGAGACCACAGGCAAG GCGGTTTACATCACCTCCACCCTGCCGTACCTGGTCCTCACAATCTTCCTCATCAGAGGGTTAACTCTGAAAGGGTCTGTAGATGGAATCAAGTTCCTCTTCACACCAGAT CTCGACGAGTTGATTAACCCATCCACATGGCTGGACGCAGGGGCTCAGGTTTTCTACTCGTTCTCGCTGGCCTTTGGAGGCCTGATCTCATTCTCCAGTTACAACCCTATTCA cAACAACTGTGAACAAGATGCAGTCATCATCGCCCTGGTTAATGGCTTTACTTCTGTCTTTGCTGCCACTGTCATATACTCCATCATTGGCTTCCGTGCGACAGAACAGTTTGATGCCTGCCTAAATGG AAACATCCTGGCACTGCTGAATGCATTTGATCAAGCTGAGGGGACCATAACAGAAAGTAACTACAATGAAATGCTGCAACACCTCAACAGCACAGTTTCAGGGTCAGAGATCATTACAGGGCTGGGCCTCAACAACTGCAGTCTTCAGACCTTTCTCAGTgaa GGAGTGGAGGGAACAGGTCTGGCCTTCATCGTGTTCACAGAGGCCATCACAAAGAtgcccttctctcctctctggtctGTCCTCTTTTTCATCATGCTTTTCTGCCTCGGGCTCTCCACCATGTTTGGAGCTATAGAGGGAGTTGTGGTTCCTCTGCAGGACCTACAGATCTTTCCGAAGAAGTGTCCTAAAGAAGTAGTAACAG GAATTGTTTGCTTGGTATCATTCTTGATCGCCCTCATATTCAGTCTGCAGTCCGGCAATTACTGGTTAGCGCTCTTTGACAGCTTTGCAGGCTCCATCCCTCTGCTCATTATTGCCTTTTGTGAGATGACTGGTGTGGTCTACCTGTATGGAGTGGACAG GTTTAACGAGGATATCGAGTTCATGATTGGACACAAACCCAACATCTTCTGGCAGGCCACATGGAGAGTCATCAGCCCTTTAATTGTCTTGGtcatctttgtgttttatttcgtCACCAAAGTCAGTGCCAAACTGACATATATCACCTGGAATCCAAACTCG GCAAACTTCCCTGCACTGGAAGCATTACCATACCCCAGCTGGGTCTATGTCATTATCTTCATCCTGGCTGGAGTCCCCAGTCTTATGATCCCTGTGGTGGCTTTGTTCAAATTATTCCAGAGATGCTGCTGcaagaaaaacaattttaaCATGACCTAA